A window of the Vibrio fluvialis genome harbors these coding sequences:
- a CDS encoding cystathionine beta-lyase → MSEGKKTKLITAGRNKKWTNGVVNPPVQRASTVVFDTVAQKNHAAVNRANKTLFYGRRGTTTHFAFQEAMVEIEGGAGCALYPCGTAAISNAILSFVKSGDHLLMVDTCYEPTRDFCDKILKKFGVETTYYDPMIGEDIRSLIKPNTKILFTESPGSITMEVQDVPTLARIAHEHDIIVMLDNTWGAGVNFSPFEHGVDISIQAATKYIVGHSDVMLGTAVASEKYWDQLREQSYLMGQCVSPDDAYLGLRGIRTLDVRLRQHAENSLKVAQWLATRPEVDHVRHPALPTCPGHEIFKRDFTGGNGLFSFVLKSSYPKATTALLDGMQHFSMGYSWGGFESLILANEPKSFNSLRTIANPNFEGTLIRLHIGLEDVNDLIADLEAGLARYNAVILEHEATA, encoded by the coding sequence ATGTCAGAAGGCAAAAAGACCAAACTCATTACCGCCGGCCGCAACAAAAAATGGACGAACGGCGTGGTCAACCCGCCCGTGCAACGGGCTTCAACCGTCGTATTTGATACGGTAGCGCAAAAAAATCACGCTGCTGTTAACCGCGCAAACAAGACGCTGTTCTACGGACGTCGCGGCACAACGACTCACTTTGCCTTTCAGGAAGCCATGGTTGAGATTGAAGGCGGTGCTGGTTGCGCGCTCTACCCATGTGGTACCGCTGCCATCAGTAACGCGATTCTTTCATTCGTTAAATCAGGCGATCACCTGTTAATGGTCGATACCTGTTATGAACCTACCCGCGACTTCTGTGACAAAATTCTGAAGAAATTTGGCGTCGAGACGACGTATTACGACCCGATGATCGGTGAAGATATCCGCTCGTTAATCAAACCCAATACCAAGATACTGTTTACCGAATCTCCCGGCTCGATCACAATGGAAGTGCAGGATGTGCCGACGCTGGCACGCATCGCCCATGAACACGACATCATTGTGATGCTGGATAACACCTGGGGTGCGGGGGTGAACTTCTCTCCATTTGAGCACGGTGTGGATATTTCGATTCAGGCCGCGACCAAATATATCGTCGGCCACTCTGATGTCATGCTGGGTACTGCTGTCGCCAGTGAGAAGTACTGGGATCAACTGCGTGAGCAAAGCTATCTGATGGGTCAGTGTGTGTCGCCGGATGATGCTTATCTGGGTCTGCGTGGTATTCGTACACTCGACGTGCGCCTGCGTCAGCACGCTGAAAACAGCCTCAAAGTGGCCCAGTGGCTGGCAACACGTCCTGAAGTGGATCATGTTCGCCACCCTGCTCTGCCAACCTGCCCGGGCCACGAAATCTTCAAACGTGATTTCACCGGCGGTAACGGCCTGTTCTCATTCGTGTTAAAAAGCAGCTATCCGAAAGCAACCACGGCACTGCTCGATGGCATGCAGCATTTCAGTATGGGTTACTCTTGGGGAGGGTTTGAAAGCCTGATCCTAGCCAATGAACCAAAGAGTTTTAACAGCCTGCGTACCATCGCTAATCCAAATTTTGAAGGTACACTGATTCGCCTCCACATTGGTCTTGAAGACGTCAACGACCTGATTGCCGATCTGGAAGCAGGCCTTGCGCGCTACAACGCGGTCATTCTGGAACACGAAGCAACGGCGTAA
- the cls gene encoding cardiolipin synthase, with protein sequence MDKVYHFLTLASIAIYWFLVAGVTLRVVLKRRAVSVSLAWLMVIYILPIVGVICYFLFGELNLGRKRAERAKEMFKPFGTWFRSLNDCQAHMPEGMGAHIYKIDELCNHRMGIPALSGNTLSLQNSPNEILHSIIEDIEQAQESIRMVFYIWHPGGLADSVASSLIQAAKRGVDVKLLLDSAGSPRFFRSHWLKMMQDAGIHVVQALEVSPWRIFLRRLDLRQHRKIIVIDDAIAYTGSMNMVDPAYFKQDSGVGQWIDIMVRITGPSVNVLSAIHCWDWEFETGERQMPTVPECRLDANAPQHPIQVVPSGPGMPENLISQVLTLAINQANESVRITTPYFVPSADLLATLKMTAQRGINVELIIPQKNDSFMVQWASRAFYGELLEAGVKIHEFYGGLLHTKSVVIDRQFCLVGTVNLDMRSLWLNFEVTLAVDDQEFTQQLYWQQQNYIEQSRSVDYDIWEMRSLGHRFMERLFYLFNPLL encoded by the coding sequence ATGGATAAGGTTTATCACTTCTTAACGCTCGCGAGCATCGCGATCTATTGGTTCTTGGTAGCAGGTGTGACACTTCGCGTCGTATTGAAGCGACGTGCAGTCAGTGTTTCTCTCGCCTGGCTGATGGTTATCTATATTCTTCCCATTGTTGGCGTCATTTGTTACTTCCTGTTTGGCGAGCTCAACTTAGGTCGCAAACGCGCCGAACGTGCCAAAGAGATGTTTAAACCCTTCGGGACTTGGTTCCGTTCACTCAATGATTGCCAGGCACACATGCCAGAAGGTATGGGCGCGCACATCTACAAAATTGACGAACTGTGCAACCATCGCATGGGCATTCCCGCATTAAGCGGCAATACCCTGTCGCTGCAAAACTCACCGAATGAAATCCTGCACTCGATCATCGAAGACATCGAACAGGCGCAGGAAAGCATTCGCATGGTGTTCTACATCTGGCATCCGGGTGGACTGGCCGATTCCGTCGCGTCCTCACTAATTCAGGCGGCAAAGCGTGGCGTTGATGTGAAGCTGCTGCTCGATTCAGCGGGCAGCCCGAGATTCTTTCGCAGCCACTGGCTGAAGATGATGCAAGATGCAGGCATTCATGTGGTTCAGGCACTGGAAGTGAGTCCGTGGCGTATTTTCCTACGTCGCCTCGATCTGCGTCAGCATCGAAAGATTATCGTGATTGATGATGCGATTGCGTATACCGGTTCGATGAACATGGTCGATCCCGCCTACTTCAAGCAAGATTCCGGGGTCGGTCAGTGGATTGATATTATGGTGCGTATTACCGGTCCGTCGGTCAACGTGCTGTCGGCAATTCATTGCTGGGACTGGGAGTTTGAAACCGGAGAGCGTCAGATGCCGACCGTGCCGGAATGCCGTTTGGATGCAAACGCGCCGCAGCATCCGATTCAGGTGGTCCCATCTGGCCCTGGCATGCCGGAAAACTTAATCTCACAGGTACTGACGCTGGCTATCAACCAAGCCAATGAGTCGGTTCGCATAACCACGCCGTATTTTGTGCCAAGTGCCGATCTGCTGGCGACGCTTAAAATGACCGCGCAACGGGGTATCAACGTTGAGCTGATCATCCCGCAGAAGAACGATTCTTTTATGGTGCAATGGGCATCTAGGGCGTTCTATGGTGAACTGCTTGAGGCGGGAGTGAAGATTCACGAATTTTATGGCGGCCTTTTGCATACTAAATCGGTCGTGATTGACCGTCAGTTCTGTCTGGTGGGTACCGTCAACCTCGACATGCGCAGCCTGTGGCTCAACTTCGAAGTGACGCTCGCGGTTGACGATCAGGAGTTCACCCAACAGCTTTACTGGCAGCAACAGAACTACATTGAACAGTCACGCTCTGTTGATTATGACATCTGGGAAATGCGCTCGCTCGGTCATCGTTTTATGGAACGCTTGTTCTACCTTTTCAATCCGCTTCTGTAA
- a CDS encoding sodium-dependent transporter yields the protein MASSSRSQFTSRFGFIMAAAGSAVGLGNVWGFPTQAASNGGAVFLIVYLLMVFLLAFPMLVAELTIGRYGQSNPIRSFHAAWPKGKAGAILLGVVGMIVVSLILSFYAIVAGWLVGSFFSSGLDLLGLNSAGHWLTTFGTERNLVLMIAFMALTMFVVRNGVANGIEKWSTRLMPLLFVLFGLLTVYIFTQEGAWEGLKMYLIPDISHLTPKLIVSAMGQAFFSLSLGVCVMTTYGSYLKKDTNLPKTAAQVALIDTGVAFIAGLMILPAMFVAKHNGVQIFSDSGELLNSDTLVFTVLPAMFDTMGAMGAVIGLVFFLLMIIAALTSSISMLEVPVACATEELKQSRTTAVLWIGGLVTIVSAVIVMNFSSLFGLVIQFTTVYSQPIIALLITLIVGWIWNRNQILNELKQGCPEIENSWFWKIWPVYVRLVCPVLMLLVFFA from the coding sequence ATGGCGAGTAGTTCACGAAGTCAATTCACGTCCCGATTTGGCTTTATTATGGCAGCAGCGGGTTCCGCTGTAGGTCTTGGTAACGTTTGGGGTTTCCCAACTCAGGCTGCTAGTAACGGTGGTGCAGTCTTTTTGATCGTTTATCTGCTGATGGTGTTCCTGCTGGCATTTCCAATGCTGGTGGCGGAACTGACGATCGGCCGTTATGGGCAGTCAAACCCAATCCGCTCATTCCACGCTGCATGGCCAAAAGGTAAAGCGGGTGCGATTCTGCTTGGCGTGGTCGGTATGATCGTGGTGTCACTGATCCTGAGCTTCTACGCGATTGTTGCTGGCTGGTTGGTCGGCTCCTTCTTTAGTAGCGGTCTGGATCTGCTTGGCTTAAATAGTGCAGGCCACTGGCTGACAACATTCGGTACTGAACGTAATCTCGTGCTGATGATTGCTTTCATGGCACTGACAATGTTCGTGGTGCGCAATGGCGTAGCGAACGGCATCGAGAAGTGGTCAACCCGTTTGATGCCGTTACTGTTCGTGCTGTTTGGCCTGCTGACGGTGTACATCTTCACTCAAGAAGGTGCATGGGAAGGCCTGAAGATGTATCTGATCCCGGATATTTCTCACCTGACACCAAAACTTATCGTCAGTGCAATGGGGCAAGCGTTCTTCTCTCTGTCTCTGGGTGTGTGCGTAATGACGACGTACGGTTCTTACCTGAAGAAAGATACCAACCTGCCTAAAACTGCCGCTCAGGTCGCACTGATCGACACGGGTGTTGCGTTCATCGCAGGTCTGATGATTCTGCCAGCTATGTTTGTTGCTAAACACAATGGCGTTCAGATCTTCTCTGACAGCGGTGAACTGCTGAACTCTGACACGCTGGTGTTTACGGTATTGCCGGCGATGTTTGATACCATGGGTGCCATGGGGGCGGTGATTGGCCTGGTGTTCTTCCTGCTGATGATTATTGCGGCGCTGACGTCGTCCATCTCAATGCTTGAAGTGCCTGTTGCGTGTGCAACAGAAGAGCTAAAACAGAGTCGCACGACAGCCGTGTTGTGGATCGGTGGCCTGGTTACGATTGTATCCGCTGTTATCGTGATGAACTTCTCAAGCCTGTTTGGCCTGGTGATTCAGTTCACAACCGTTTACTCGCAACCGATCATTGCACTGCTGATTACTCTGATCGTTGGTTGGATTTGGAACCGCAACCAGATTCTGAATGAGCTGAAACAAGGCTGTCCGGAAATCGAAAACAGCTGGTTCTGGAAAATCTGGCCAGTGTACGTGCGCCTGGTATGTCCGGTGCTGATGCTCCTGGTGTTCTTCGCGTAA
- a CDS encoding class II fumarate hydratase — MTREFRTEKDSMGEVLVPKDALYQAQTQRAVDNFAISRYSMPQSFVQALAYIKQAAAVTNAQLGLLEGDIASAIDEAAQSIIDGQHLDQFPIDVFQTGSGTSSNMNANEVIATLASQHLHSTVSPNDHVNMGQSSNDVVPTAIQVSCTLEVEQRLLPALEHLSTQLAAKKQSLANVVKTGRTHLMDAMPITFEQELGGWQAQIDHARNSIVYAMKAVKALAQGGTAVGTGINADPRFAAAFADNLSQATRLSFVPSENFFFNLSSQDAIVALSGQLKTTAVAMMKIANDLRWMNSGPLAGIGDIELPALQPGSSIMPGKVNPVIPEAAAMACAQVIGNDTTITVAGQAGNFQLNVMLPVIAHNILESIELLANSARALADKAIAGFIVREDHINIALGKNPILVTALNPVIGYLKAAEIAKLAYQQGRPIIDVALENTALSRAELERILNPATLVKGGIG; from the coding sequence ATGACACGAGAATTTCGGACCGAAAAAGACAGCATGGGCGAGGTGCTGGTTCCTAAAGATGCCTTGTATCAGGCGCAAACGCAGCGGGCGGTGGATAATTTCGCCATCAGCCGTTACAGCATGCCGCAGTCATTTGTTCAGGCACTGGCGTACATTAAGCAAGCCGCGGCGGTGACCAATGCCCAGTTGGGTTTACTCGAAGGGGATATCGCATCGGCGATCGATGAGGCCGCACAAAGCATCATTGATGGGCAGCATCTAGACCAGTTTCCCATCGATGTATTCCAGACTGGTTCTGGCACCAGTTCCAATATGAACGCTAACGAAGTGATTGCGACATTGGCTTCCCAGCATTTGCACAGCACGGTAAGTCCAAATGATCACGTCAATATGGGGCAAAGCAGCAACGATGTGGTGCCCACCGCCATTCAGGTGAGCTGCACTCTGGAAGTGGAGCAGCGCTTATTGCCCGCGCTGGAACATCTCAGCACGCAACTGGCCGCAAAAAAACAGAGTTTAGCGAACGTGGTGAAAACCGGGCGCACGCACTTGATGGATGCGATGCCGATTACCTTTGAGCAAGAATTGGGGGGATGGCAGGCGCAGATTGACCACGCGAGAAACAGTATTGTTTACGCAATGAAAGCGGTGAAAGCGCTCGCACAGGGCGGTACGGCGGTGGGGACTGGCATCAATGCTGATCCGCGTTTCGCCGCAGCGTTTGCAGACAATTTATCTCAGGCCACGCGTTTATCGTTTGTGCCAAGTGAGAACTTCTTTTTTAACCTCAGCAGTCAGGATGCGATTGTGGCGTTGTCTGGCCAATTGAAAACCACGGCGGTGGCGATGATGAAAATCGCCAACGATCTGCGCTGGATGAACTCTGGCCCGCTGGCGGGTATTGGAGACATTGAATTGCCAGCATTGCAACCAGGCAGCTCCATCATGCCGGGGAAAGTGAATCCGGTGATCCCGGAAGCGGCTGCGATGGCGTGCGCGCAGGTCATCGGCAATGACACCACCATCACCGTGGCCGGGCAGGCGGGGAATTTCCAGCTTAACGTGATGTTGCCCGTGATTGCGCATAACATTCTGGAGAGCATTGAGTTGCTCGCCAACAGCGCAAGAGCATTGGCGGACAAAGCGATCGCGGGATTCATCGTACGTGAAGATCATATCAATATTGCGCTGGGCAAGAATCCGATTCTGGTCACTGCGCTCAATCCGGTGATTGGCTATCTCAAAGCGGCGGAAATTGCCAAACTGGCTTATCAACAGGGGCGACCGATAATTGATGTTGCGCTGGAGAACACCGCACTCAGCCGCGCTGAGCTGGAACGTATTCTTAACCCTGCAACCCTCGTCAAGGGCGGGATAGGCTAA
- a CDS encoding efflux RND transporter permease subunit produces the protein MIAYFTRHKTAANVLMLVILLLGGFALPQLQRDTFPLTPTRNIEVRVTYPGASPSEVAQELCVPLQDAIDQLIGVEEFVCDARENVAIGNVRIQSGQNIDILTADVQQQVNAIDDLPDRAERPKVTKLDRVASVVSVAITGPMPERDLYRYAQQLKQRLKAHSGIAQVTLSGFSDQEIEVSVSDAKLRQHGLSISDLVNRIAQENVRVPAGIVTSDLTQWNIRFDQQANLVSQLQQLIIDSSSQLRLGDIAQIQQLFAVEEEKRLFNGQRAAFLQISKNQEQDTLRVRNIVQQVIDHERSLLPPGVELTLTQDISVNIRERLRLLLSNGLQGLLLAFAVLWAFFNLRFSFWVTLGLPVSFLGAVFAMHTLGYTINMMTMVGLIVATGLLMDDSLIIAENIAAKREAGLGPVDAAIQGTRQVFPGVIASYITTIMVVGPLMFLNGNLGDVLRYIPIVLILTLTVSLLEAMLILPAHLSHSHFAQQDKPIRQVITRNFEYVRDRLFVPLTEKAIHSPYLSLSILIMLVMISTATFPAGWLKFRAMPTLESDTLQARILLPQGSLLSQTDAVVTRVTDALKTIDAAYQEKYAEPLIISTTVMYNTNVDAFESGPHVATVSADLLPAQFRQESIKSLIQQWKKNVGPFADVLSLKFTDKERGVAGNGIDIRIQGPNPETLYAVSLNLGKWLKQFDGVFNLSSDLRYGREEIVVSLKDQAGVLGVTASTVAQTLRNAFKGNNELNVYQNGEILDIRVRQRDFQHHATLEEMKDLMITASNGRLIPLVSVANFTQHRTFSRLNLVNGLPTVTVQGNINTQVANAFDIMQQFYKVYVPELNKKYPDVTFVSQGQDKESADTGASLLHYFLMGVIGVYLVLVLLFRSFTQPLAVLIAIPMAWIGVVWGHLALNLDLTIPSLVGFATLAGIVVNDNILLVTFIKEKVAGGADLKQACTLAVRDRFRAIMITSLTTFAGLLPLLTETSTQAQFLIPLIASIAFGLISATLLAAVVVACVLLILNDINPALCGEKLNA, from the coding sequence ATGATCGCCTACTTTACCCGGCATAAAACGGCCGCCAATGTCTTAATGTTGGTGATCCTGCTGCTGGGGGGCTTTGCGCTGCCCCAGTTGCAAAGAGACACCTTTCCGCTGACACCAACCCGTAATATTGAAGTTCGGGTCACTTATCCCGGAGCATCGCCATCAGAAGTCGCACAGGAGTTGTGTGTTCCGCTACAGGATGCCATCGATCAGCTGATCGGCGTGGAAGAGTTTGTGTGTGACGCCAGAGAAAACGTTGCAATAGGCAACGTCCGCATCCAGTCCGGGCAGAACATTGATATCCTCACTGCGGACGTTCAACAACAAGTAAACGCGATTGATGATCTTCCCGACCGGGCAGAGCGGCCGAAAGTCACCAAACTCGATCGCGTCGCATCCGTGGTCAGCGTGGCAATCACCGGCCCAATGCCTGAGCGGGATTTGTACCGCTATGCTCAACAACTCAAGCAACGTCTGAAAGCCCACTCCGGTATCGCTCAGGTCACACTCAGTGGTTTTTCCGATCAAGAAATTGAAGTATCTGTGTCGGATGCCAAGCTCAGACAACACGGGTTGAGTATCTCCGATCTGGTGAATCGCATTGCTCAGGAAAACGTGCGTGTACCCGCCGGTATCGTGACCAGTGATCTTACTCAATGGAATATCCGTTTTGATCAGCAAGCCAATCTGGTCAGTCAGTTGCAGCAGCTAATCATCGACAGCAGCAGCCAGTTACGCTTAGGGGATATCGCCCAGATCCAGCAACTATTTGCCGTGGAAGAAGAAAAACGCCTGTTCAACGGCCAGCGGGCAGCATTCCTTCAGATATCCAAAAATCAGGAGCAGGACACTTTGCGCGTGCGAAATATCGTACAACAAGTCATTGATCACGAGCGATCACTCTTGCCACCCGGTGTCGAACTTACACTGACTCAGGATATCAGTGTTAACATTCGTGAGCGGCTGCGGTTGCTGCTGAGTAACGGCCTGCAGGGGTTACTGCTTGCGTTTGCCGTCTTGTGGGCTTTTTTCAATCTCAGATTCAGTTTCTGGGTCACCCTCGGCCTGCCGGTGTCGTTCCTGGGCGCGGTGTTTGCCATGCATACGCTGGGCTACACGATCAATATGATGACTATGGTCGGGCTGATTGTCGCCACCGGTTTGCTGATGGATGATTCGCTGATTATCGCCGAAAATATTGCGGCAAAACGGGAAGCGGGTCTGGGGCCGGTTGATGCAGCCATACAAGGCACCCGGCAGGTTTTCCCCGGGGTGATCGCATCCTACATCACCACCATTATGGTCGTCGGACCGCTGATGTTTCTAAACGGTAACCTTGGTGATGTGTTACGCTATATTCCCATCGTGCTGATCCTGACCCTCACCGTCAGCCTGCTGGAGGCCATGCTGATCCTGCCGGCCCACCTGTCGCACAGCCATTTCGCCCAGCAAGATAAACCCATTCGTCAAGTGATTACCCGCAACTTTGAGTACGTCCGTGACAGGCTCTTTGTTCCGTTAACCGAGAAAGCCATACACTCACCCTACCTGAGTTTAAGTATCCTGATCATGCTGGTGATGATCTCCACAGCAACTTTCCCTGCTGGCTGGTTAAAATTCCGCGCCATGCCAACGCTGGAAAGCGATACTTTGCAAGCACGCATCCTGTTGCCGCAGGGGAGCCTGCTGTCTCAGACCGATGCCGTGGTGACCAGAGTAACCGATGCCCTGAAAACCATCGACGCTGCGTATCAGGAAAAGTATGCTGAGCCGCTGATCATCAGCACTACGGTTATGTACAACACCAATGTTGATGCCTTTGAATCCGGCCCGCACGTAGCCACCGTGAGCGCCGACTTACTGCCCGCGCAGTTCCGGCAGGAAAGCATTAAGTCACTGATTCAGCAGTGGAAAAAAAATGTCGGACCGTTCGCCGACGTCTTGTCACTCAAATTTACCGACAAAGAGCGTGGTGTTGCCGGCAACGGCATCGACATCCGTATTCAGGGCCCCAACCCAGAAACACTCTATGCAGTGAGCCTAAACTTAGGTAAATGGCTCAAACAATTTGACGGCGTGTTTAACCTTTCCTCCGATTTACGCTATGGCCGGGAAGAAATTGTCGTTTCTCTCAAAGATCAGGCTGGGGTACTCGGTGTCACCGCCAGTACAGTGGCTCAAACACTGCGCAATGCATTTAAAGGCAACAATGAGTTGAATGTCTATCAGAACGGTGAAATTCTCGACATCCGCGTTCGTCAGCGCGATTTTCAACACCACGCGACGCTGGAAGAGATGAAGGATCTGATGATCACCGCCAGCAACGGCCGGCTGATACCGCTGGTCAGTGTGGCCAATTTTACCCAGCACCGCACATTTTCCCGCCTGAACCTGGTGAATGGCCTGCCGACTGTAACCGTACAAGGCAATATCAACACCCAAGTTGCGAATGCCTTTGACATCATGCAGCAGTTCTACAAAGTCTACGTTCCAGAGCTGAACAAGAAGTACCCGGATGTGACGTTTGTTTCCCAAGGCCAGGATAAAGAAAGCGCAGATACCGGTGCATCGCTGCTGCACTATTTTCTGATGGGCGTTATCGGCGTGTATCTGGTACTGGTATTGTTGTTTCGTAGTTTCACTCAGCCGCTGGCCGTATTGATTGCGATCCCGATGGCGTGGATTGGCGTGGTATGGGGACATTTGGCACTCAACCTAGATCTGACCATTCCAAGCCTGGTCGGCTTTGCCACACTGGCCGGGATCGTGGTCAACGATAACATCCTATTGGTCACATTCATCAAAGAGAAAGTGGCTGGCGGAGCGGATCTGAAACAGGCCTGTACGTTGGCAGTTCGCGACCGTTTCCGCGCGATAATGATTACCTCACTCACCACGTTCGCCGGCCTGCTACCGCTGCTGACTGAAACCAGCACGCAGGCACAGTTTCTGATCCCGCTAATCGCCAGCATCGCGTTTGGATTAATCAGTGCCACTTTGCTCGCCGCTGTGGTCGTCGCCTGCGTATTGCTGATCCTGAATGATATCAATCCGGCACTGTGCGGAGAAAAGTTAAACGCTTGA
- a CDS encoding efflux RND transporter periplasmic adaptor subunit, whose amino-acid sequence MARYTWKQRSLFVPPLLLGGILLFLAPTMKAVPPATDEATGAKVVRVITAKPMDISPTAVGYGFTRPTSEWVAQTEVEGRVVWVAKEFEAGMLIAKGTPLIRLDSSQYQLTITKLEAEQDVAQLKNQTLGETIKIAEQNYRLQQQEFARTERLMKTGHISQTEKDRAQRELLSNQQQLQGLKNELAITQAEQQVLNAELAMARRDLALTEVSAPFDLRVTEKLVDFADYVTKGKTLLTADATNAVEIQAQFPLGKMRPLRRNTPYAATDKQSHSDLTAQVELNIDDKAIVWQGEVQRSGGKIDAQSQSQSIIVQVNNPYQQAKPGQRPPLVRDTFVKVTLIGPPLKEQLAVPVTALHDETLYLLKDGKLAIQPVNVDFIHNQLAVIKSGLNSGDVVVVSQLQPAVKGMPLKPQPDKALVQWIKQQAGGHL is encoded by the coding sequence ATGGCTCGATACACTTGGAAACAACGCTCACTGTTTGTCCCACCTTTACTCTTGGGCGGCATATTACTTTTTCTCGCGCCGACGATGAAAGCTGTCCCACCCGCTACAGATGAAGCAACCGGAGCCAAAGTGGTTAGGGTGATCACGGCAAAGCCGATGGACATAAGCCCAACAGCAGTGGGGTATGGCTTTACCCGCCCGACCAGTGAATGGGTTGCACAAACAGAGGTCGAAGGACGAGTCGTCTGGGTAGCGAAAGAGTTTGAAGCCGGGATGCTGATCGCCAAAGGCACCCCACTCATACGCCTCGATAGCAGCCAGTACCAGCTCACCATCACGAAACTGGAGGCTGAACAGGATGTTGCTCAGCTCAAAAATCAAACATTGGGCGAAACGATTAAGATCGCCGAACAGAATTATCGTCTACAACAACAGGAGTTTGCTCGCACCGAACGCCTGATGAAAACCGGTCATATTTCACAAACCGAAAAAGACCGAGCACAACGCGAACTACTGAGCAATCAGCAACAGCTTCAAGGCCTAAAAAATGAATTGGCCATCACCCAGGCAGAGCAACAAGTCCTGAATGCTGAACTGGCCATGGCACGCCGGGATCTGGCGTTAACGGAAGTCTCGGCACCTTTCGATCTGCGTGTCACCGAGAAACTGGTTGACTTCGCCGACTACGTAACCAAAGGAAAAACGCTGCTCACCGCAGATGCCACCAACGCAGTGGAAATTCAGGCTCAGTTCCCACTTGGCAAAATGCGTCCTTTACGCCGCAACACCCCCTACGCCGCAACAGACAAACAATCACACAGCGATCTCACCGCTCAGGTCGAGCTCAACATTGATGATAAGGCGATAGTCTGGCAAGGCGAGGTGCAGCGCAGCGGCGGCAAAATCGATGCGCAGTCACAAAGCCAGAGCATCATCGTTCAGGTGAACAACCCGTATCAGCAAGCCAAACCCGGTCAGCGCCCTCCCTTGGTCAGGGATACCTTTGTCAAAGTGACGCTGATTGGCCCCCCCCTGAAAGAGCAGTTGGCCGTCCCGGTTACTGCCTTGCATGATGAGACTCTCTATCTGCTAAAAGACGGGAAACTGGCAATTCAACCAGTGAACGTCGACTTCATTCACAATCAGTTGGCAGTGATCAAAAGTGGTTTGAACAGTGGTGATGTGGTGGTGGTCAGTCAACTGCAACCGGCGGTCAAAGGCATGCCTCTGAAACCTCAACCAGACAAAGCGCTAGTGCAGTGGATCAAGCAACAAGCCGGAGGTCACCTATGA
- a CDS encoding TIGR01621 family pseudouridine synthase — MFDILLTHTDFLLINKHPNVSVHKDDGDTMLLQEVAKQSGDAQLYLVHRLDKMTSGILLLARNAQAASELSKAFAERQVEKFYLALGSKKPKKKQGLISGDMERSRRASWKLLASQTNPAVTQFFSLAAEPGERLFLCKPYTGKTHQIRVALKSIGSGIVGDPIYNAGNQADRGYLHAFALRFSYAGETYQWVCDPRYQGALGEKWNSDIVSQGIESWLEPWSLSWPSVKK, encoded by the coding sequence ATGTTCGATATTCTCTTAACCCACACCGATTTTCTGCTGATCAACAAGCACCCGAATGTCTCCGTGCATAAAGATGATGGTGACACTATGTTGTTGCAGGAGGTGGCGAAGCAAAGCGGTGATGCGCAGCTGTATTTGGTGCACCGATTAGACAAAATGACCTCGGGCATTTTGCTGCTCGCGCGTAATGCCCAAGCCGCCAGTGAACTGTCGAAAGCCTTTGCCGAGCGTCAGGTCGAAAAGTTCTATTTAGCGTTGGGTAGCAAAAAGCCGAAAAAGAAGCAGGGCCTGATTAGCGGCGATATGGAACGTTCACGTCGCGCGTCGTGGAAGCTTCTGGCCTCACAAACCAATCCGGCAGTCACGCAGTTTTTTTCTTTGGCCGCCGAGCCGGGAGAGCGCCTGTTTCTGTGTAAGCCATATACCGGAAAAACCCATCAGATTCGTGTGGCGCTGAAATCTATTGGTTCCGGCATTGTCGGCGACCCGATTTACAATGCGGGGAATCAGGCCGACCGTGGCTATTTGCACGCGTTTGCGCTGCGCTTTTCGTATGCCGGGGAAACGTACCAATGGGTGTGCGATCCGCGCTATCAAGGGGCGCTGGGCGAAAAATGGAACAGCGATATTGTCAGTCAGGGCATTGAATCCTGGCTAGAACCCTGGTCACTTAGCTGGCCCTCAGTGAAAAAGTAA